One genomic window of Megachile rotundata isolate GNS110a chromosome 12, iyMegRotu1, whole genome shotgun sequence includes the following:
- the LOC100879999 gene encoding histone lysine demethylase PHF8 isoform X3, with product MELPVTYCLCGRSYDFEQFMIQCDVCKEWYHGGCVSVKEYMSIDLDKYHCPRCEAMCGPSLMKVRLNWHRHDYSEADANAKPVQTGTPVFIRELKSRHFPKADEIVKHVRGQQLTLQYLQTNGFETPIIIDGKDGLDMTVPPPNFSVYDVESYIGGDRDMDVIDVTRQSNIRMKLRDFVEYYNSPCRTRVLNVISLEFTNTGLSPMVEAPYIARKLDWVNSVWPRDWSEDSDIKRPEVQKYCLMGVKDSFTDFHIDFGGTSVWYHVLRGEKVFYLIRPTPANLQLYQHWMCSSTQSETFFGDQADACYKCVIKQGQTMMIPTGWIHAVLTPIDSLVFGGNFVHSLNIPMQIQIYELEKKMKTPAKFQYPGFETINWFAAKKLLKELKELNNEEKKCPAYLLQGVKALLAILKQWNTDKDYNMISRGQIPETINSQKLLKDFSKEIRHAERYLISLNPPKPERESKRKKKKPFNKDFVDYDVADRMANNPFKATLKETNKVESTISESPSSGRPPLKLTLPKPIMYPYVKTQSSTSEEKNASPASKRSSKPGKQSPTVIRFKLGNNEVVRSTHDTVNVYDSLTSNHPLGTSKELTWKQTSIYDFHDGSNESDYGRFTIDESPKRKKAPKTNTQKRLKRDYDGDVDILSDTPKNGIEELLKASAYTLGNSGQRLDVTTPVIPQYNQPMPPPSGASPSTREAIAGMLSFSEQCYSTTSNSTTKSTKTVKTQRDDDDDQSIENIDKVHQDDDFIYPALDASDDEDYIFKPKAKSQIDEAWNPKARVGPLLPKTNRPAREGVKKTSVEKGLEAAAAKRAKQSDDYLDNNTDKGSKKKLNPTKRTYNKKKSKNTSVTSASGTSTTSLENNAKTSIGFGSILTSPNRLKDVKAKLAAPVPVERKPKKGMKTAKQRLGKILKLHKMMH from the exons ATGGAGTTACCAGTTACGTACTGTTTATGTGGCCGTTCTTACgattttgaacaatttatgaTACAATGTGACGTCTGTAAAGAGTGGTATCATGGAGG ATGCGTATCTGTAAAGGAGTATATGTCCATAGATCTTGACAAATATCATTGCCCGCGTTGCGAAGCCATGTGCGGACCATCGCTTA TGAAAGTAAGGTTAAATTGGCATAGACATGACTATTCCGAAGCGGACGCGAACGCAAAACCGGTCCAAACTGGTACACCGGTATTCATAAGAGAGCTAAAATCCAGACATTTCCCAAAAGCGGACGAAATCGTCAAACACGTCAGAGGACAACAATTGACTCTTCAATACTTGCAAACTAACGGTTTTGAAACCCCCATTATAATCGATGGAAAAGATGGACTAGACATGACCGTTCCACCTCCAAATTTTAGCGTTTACGACGTAGAAAGTTACATAG GTGGAGATCGAGATATGGACGTGATCGATGTTACAAGACAAAGTAATATAAGAATGAAATTAAGAGACTTTGTCGAATATTACAATTCCCCTTGCAGGACAAGGGTTCTTAATGTGATTAGTcttgaatttacaaatactGG TCTTTCACCAATGGTCGAAGCACCATACATCGCGCGTAAACTCGACTGGGTAAATTCCGTTTGGCCGCGCGATTGGTCCGAGGATAGTGACATAAAACGTCCTGAAGTGCAAAAATATTGCCTAATGGGGGTCAAAGACAGTTTCACAGATTTCCATATCGATTTTGGTGGCACATCCGTGTGGTATCACGTACTCCGGGGAGAGAAAGTGTTTTATCTAATCAGGCCCACACCCGCGAATTTGCAACTGTACCAGCATTGGATGTGTAGTTCAACGCAGAGCGAAACTTTTTTCGGGGATCAAGCGGACGCGTGTTACAAATGCGTTATAAAACAAGGTCAGACCATGATGATTCCAACAGGATGGATACACGCTGTATTAACTCCGATAGATTCTTTAGTTTTCGGTGGAAATTTTGTACATAGTCTTAACATTCCGATGCAAATACA GATATACGAATTAGAGAAAAAGATGAAAACTCCTGCCAAATTTCAGTACCCTGGCTTCGAGACTATCAACTGGTTCGCGgcaaaaaaattactaaaagaaTTGAAGGAATTAAATAACGAGGAAAAGAAATGTCCAGCGTATCTTTTACAGGGCGTTAAAGCGTTACTCGCTATTCTAAAACAATGGAACACGGACAAGGAT TACAATATGATCAGCAGAGGTCAAATACCGGAAACTATAAACAGTCagaaattgttgaaagattttagTAAAGAAATTCGACACGCGGAACGATACTTGATATCGTTAAATCCCCCGAAACCAGAAAGAGAAAGTAAACGTAAGAAAAAGAAACCGTTTAATAAAGATTTCGTAGATTACGACGTTGCcgatagaatggctaataatccTTTTAAAGCGACGTTAAAAGAAACGAACAAAGTAGAATCGACGATCAGCGAATCGCCGTCGTCCGGCAGACCTCCGTTGAAATTAACTTTACCGAAACCCATCATGTATCCTTACGTGAAAACACAGAGTTCAACGTCGGAAGAAAAGAATGCTTCGCCTGCTAGCAAAAGATCGTCGAAACCAGGAAAACAGAGTCCAACCGTGATCAGATTTAAACTCGGTAATAACGAAGTCGTGAGGAGTACGCACGACACTGTAAACGTATACGATAGTTTAACATCGAATCATCCTCTTGGAACATCGAAAGAATTAACGTGGAAACAAACCTCTATTTATGATTTTCACGATGGTAGTAACGAAAGCGATTACGGTCGATTCACGATCGATGAATCGCCGAAACGAAAGAAGGCTCCCAAAACGAATACGCAGAAACGATTAAAACGCGATTACGACGGGGACGTTGACATTTTAAGCGATACGCCAAAAAATGGTATCGAAGAATTATTAAAAGCCTCTGCTTATACTTTGGGAAACAGTGGTCAGAGATTAGACGTCAC GACTCCAGTAATTCCACAGTACAATCAACCTATGCCACCTCCCAGTGG GGCATCTCCGTCAACGCGGGAAGCGATCGCTGGGATGTTATCGTTCAGCGAACAATGTTATTCGACTACGTCGAATAGTACCACGAAATCAACGAAAACTGTTAAAACTCAAcgcgacgacgatgacgaccAGTCGATAGAAAATATTGATAAAGTGCATCAAGACGACGATTTCA TTTATCCGGCATTGGACGCTTCGGACGACGAGGATTACATTTTCAAACCTAAAGCAAAAAGTCAAATAGACGAAGCATGGAATCCGAAGGCTAGGGTGGGACCACTTTTGCCAAAAACGAATCGTCCGGCTCGAGAAGGTGTAAAGAAAACGTCCGTTGAAAAAGGACTGGAAGCAGCAGCGGCAAAGCGCGCGAAACAATCG GACGATTATCTGGATAACAACACGGATAAGGGATCCAAGAAGAAATTG AATCCAACTAAACGGACGTACAATAAAAAGAAGTCAAAAAACACGTCCGTAACGTCGGCAAGTGGTACATCGACCACGTCTTTGGAAAATAACGCAAAAACGAGCATCGGTTTTGGCTCGATATTGACCAGTCCTAATAGGCTCAAAGACGTTAAAGCAAAATTGGCAGCACCAGTTCCAGTTG AACGAAAACCAAAGAAAGGAATGAAAACGGCTAAGCAACGTTtaggaaaaattttgaaacttcacaAAATGATGCACTAA
- the LOC100879999 gene encoding histone lysine demethylase PHF8 isoform X6 — protein MDVIDVTRQSNIRMKLRDFVEYYNSPCRTRVLNVISLEFTNTGLSPMVEAPYIARKLDWVNSVWPRDWSEDSDIKRPEVQKYCLMGVKDSFTDFHIDFGGTSVWYHVLRGEKVFYLIRPTPANLQLYQHWMCSSTQSETFFGDQADACYKCVIKQGQTMMIPTGWIHAVLTPIDSLVFGGNFVHSLNIPMQIQIYELEKKMKTPAKFQYPGFETINWFAAKKLLKELKELNNEEKKCPAYLLQGVKALLAILKQWNTDKDYNMISRGQIPETINSQKLLKDFSKEIRHAERYLISLNPPKPERESKRKKKKPFNKDFVDYDVADRMANNPFKATLKETNKVESTISESPSSGRPPLKLTLPKPIMYPYVKTQSSTSEEKNASPASKRSSKPGKQSPTVIRFKLGNNEVVRSTHDTVNVYDSLTSNHPLGTSKELTWKQTSIYDFHDGSNESDYGRFTIDESPKRKKAPKTNTQKRLKRDYDGDVDILSDTPKNGIEELLKASAYTLGNSGQRLDVTTPVIPQYNQPMPPPSGIYKLKTISSGRASPSTREAIAGMLSFSEQCYSTTSNSTTKSTKTVKTQRDDDDDQSIENIDKVHQDDDFIYPALDASDDEDYIFKPKAKSQIDEAWNPKARVGPLLPKTNRPAREGVKKTSVEKGLEAAAAKRAKQSDDYLDNNTDKGSKKKLNPTKRTYNKKKSKNTSVTSASGTSTTSLENNAKTSIGFGSILTSPNRLKDVKAKLAAPVPVERKPKKGMKTAKQRLGKILKLHKMMH, from the exons ATGGACGTGATCGATGTTACAAGACAAAGTAATATAAGAATGAAATTAAGAGACTTTGTCGAATATTACAATTCCCCTTGCAGGACAAGGGTTCTTAATGTGATTAGTcttgaatttacaaatactGG TCTTTCACCAATGGTCGAAGCACCATACATCGCGCGTAAACTCGACTGGGTAAATTCCGTTTGGCCGCGCGATTGGTCCGAGGATAGTGACATAAAACGTCCTGAAGTGCAAAAATATTGCCTAATGGGGGTCAAAGACAGTTTCACAGATTTCCATATCGATTTTGGTGGCACATCCGTGTGGTATCACGTACTCCGGGGAGAGAAAGTGTTTTATCTAATCAGGCCCACACCCGCGAATTTGCAACTGTACCAGCATTGGATGTGTAGTTCAACGCAGAGCGAAACTTTTTTCGGGGATCAAGCGGACGCGTGTTACAAATGCGTTATAAAACAAGGTCAGACCATGATGATTCCAACAGGATGGATACACGCTGTATTAACTCCGATAGATTCTTTAGTTTTCGGTGGAAATTTTGTACATAGTCTTAACATTCCGATGCAAATACA GATATACGAATTAGAGAAAAAGATGAAAACTCCTGCCAAATTTCAGTACCCTGGCTTCGAGACTATCAACTGGTTCGCGgcaaaaaaattactaaaagaaTTGAAGGAATTAAATAACGAGGAAAAGAAATGTCCAGCGTATCTTTTACAGGGCGTTAAAGCGTTACTCGCTATTCTAAAACAATGGAACACGGACAAGGAT TACAATATGATCAGCAGAGGTCAAATACCGGAAACTATAAACAGTCagaaattgttgaaagattttagTAAAGAAATTCGACACGCGGAACGATACTTGATATCGTTAAATCCCCCGAAACCAGAAAGAGAAAGTAAACGTAAGAAAAAGAAACCGTTTAATAAAGATTTCGTAGATTACGACGTTGCcgatagaatggctaataatccTTTTAAAGCGACGTTAAAAGAAACGAACAAAGTAGAATCGACGATCAGCGAATCGCCGTCGTCCGGCAGACCTCCGTTGAAATTAACTTTACCGAAACCCATCATGTATCCTTACGTGAAAACACAGAGTTCAACGTCGGAAGAAAAGAATGCTTCGCCTGCTAGCAAAAGATCGTCGAAACCAGGAAAACAGAGTCCAACCGTGATCAGATTTAAACTCGGTAATAACGAAGTCGTGAGGAGTACGCACGACACTGTAAACGTATACGATAGTTTAACATCGAATCATCCTCTTGGAACATCGAAAGAATTAACGTGGAAACAAACCTCTATTTATGATTTTCACGATGGTAGTAACGAAAGCGATTACGGTCGATTCACGATCGATGAATCGCCGAAACGAAAGAAGGCTCCCAAAACGAATACGCAGAAACGATTAAAACGCGATTACGACGGGGACGTTGACATTTTAAGCGATACGCCAAAAAATGGTATCGAAGAATTATTAAAAGCCTCTGCTTATACTTTGGGAAACAGTGGTCAGAGATTAGACGTCAC GACTCCAGTAATTCCACAGTACAATCAACCTATGCCACCTCCCAGTGG tatttataaattgaaaacaatCAGTTCTGGCAGGGCATCTCCGTCAACGCGGGAAGCGATCGCTGGGATGTTATCGTTCAGCGAACAATGTTATTCGACTACGTCGAATAGTACCACGAAATCAACGAAAACTGTTAAAACTCAAcgcgacgacgatgacgaccAGTCGATAGAAAATATTGATAAAGTGCATCAAGACGACGATTTCA TTTATCCGGCATTGGACGCTTCGGACGACGAGGATTACATTTTCAAACCTAAAGCAAAAAGTCAAATAGACGAAGCATGGAATCCGAAGGCTAGGGTGGGACCACTTTTGCCAAAAACGAATCGTCCGGCTCGAGAAGGTGTAAAGAAAACGTCCGTTGAAAAAGGACTGGAAGCAGCAGCGGCAAAGCGCGCGAAACAATCG GACGATTATCTGGATAACAACACGGATAAGGGATCCAAGAAGAAATTG AATCCAACTAAACGGACGTACAATAAAAAGAAGTCAAAAAACACGTCCGTAACGTCGGCAAGTGGTACATCGACCACGTCTTTGGAAAATAACGCAAAAACGAGCATCGGTTTTGGCTCGATATTGACCAGTCCTAATAGGCTCAAAGACGTTAAAGCAAAATTGGCAGCACCAGTTCCAGTTG AACGAAAACCAAAGAAAGGAATGAAAACGGCTAAGCAACGTTtaggaaaaattttgaaacttcacaAAATGATGCACTAA
- the LOC100879999 gene encoding histone lysine demethylase PHF8 isoform X5: MSIDLDKYHCPRCEAMCGPSLMKVRLNWHRHDYSEADANAKPVQTGTPVFIRELKSRHFPKADEIVKHVRGQQLTLQYLQTNGFETPIIIDGKDGLDMTVPPPNFSVYDVESYIGGDRDMDVIDVTRQSNIRMKLRDFVEYYNSPCRTRVLNVISLEFTNTGLSPMVEAPYIARKLDWVNSVWPRDWSEDSDIKRPEVQKYCLMGVKDSFTDFHIDFGGTSVWYHVLRGEKVFYLIRPTPANLQLYQHWMCSSTQSETFFGDQADACYKCVIKQGQTMMIPTGWIHAVLTPIDSLVFGGNFVHSLNIPMQIQIYELEKKMKTPAKFQYPGFETINWFAAKKLLKELKELNNEEKKCPAYLLQGVKALLAILKQWNTDKDYNMISRGQIPETINSQKLLKDFSKEIRHAERYLISLNPPKPERESKRKKKKPFNKDFVDYDVADRMANNPFKATLKETNKVESTISESPSSGRPPLKLTLPKPIMYPYVKTQSSTSEEKNASPASKRSSKPGKQSPTVIRFKLGNNEVVRSTHDTVNVYDSLTSNHPLGTSKELTWKQTSIYDFHDGSNESDYGRFTIDESPKRKKAPKTNTQKRLKRDYDGDVDILSDTPKNGIEELLKASAYTLGNSGQRLDVTTPVIPQYNQPMPPPSGIYKLKTISSGRASPSTREAIAGMLSFSEQCYSTTSNSTTKSTKTVKTQRDDDDDQSIENIDKVHQDDDFIYPALDASDDEDYIFKPKAKSQIDEAWNPKARVGPLLPKTNRPAREGVKKTSVEKGLEAAAAKRAKQSDDYLDNNTDKGSKKKLNPTKRTYNKKKSKNTSVTSASGTSTTSLENNAKTSIGFGSILTSPNRLKDVKAKLAAPVPVERKPKKGMKTAKQRLGKILKLHKMMH; this comes from the exons ATGTCCATAGATCTTGACAAATATCATTGCCCGCGTTGCGAAGCCATGTGCGGACCATCGCTTA TGAAAGTAAGGTTAAATTGGCATAGACATGACTATTCCGAAGCGGACGCGAACGCAAAACCGGTCCAAACTGGTACACCGGTATTCATAAGAGAGCTAAAATCCAGACATTTCCCAAAAGCGGACGAAATCGTCAAACACGTCAGAGGACAACAATTGACTCTTCAATACTTGCAAACTAACGGTTTTGAAACCCCCATTATAATCGATGGAAAAGATGGACTAGACATGACCGTTCCACCTCCAAATTTTAGCGTTTACGACGTAGAAAGTTACATAG GTGGAGATCGAGATATGGACGTGATCGATGTTACAAGACAAAGTAATATAAGAATGAAATTAAGAGACTTTGTCGAATATTACAATTCCCCTTGCAGGACAAGGGTTCTTAATGTGATTAGTcttgaatttacaaatactGG TCTTTCACCAATGGTCGAAGCACCATACATCGCGCGTAAACTCGACTGGGTAAATTCCGTTTGGCCGCGCGATTGGTCCGAGGATAGTGACATAAAACGTCCTGAAGTGCAAAAATATTGCCTAATGGGGGTCAAAGACAGTTTCACAGATTTCCATATCGATTTTGGTGGCACATCCGTGTGGTATCACGTACTCCGGGGAGAGAAAGTGTTTTATCTAATCAGGCCCACACCCGCGAATTTGCAACTGTACCAGCATTGGATGTGTAGTTCAACGCAGAGCGAAACTTTTTTCGGGGATCAAGCGGACGCGTGTTACAAATGCGTTATAAAACAAGGTCAGACCATGATGATTCCAACAGGATGGATACACGCTGTATTAACTCCGATAGATTCTTTAGTTTTCGGTGGAAATTTTGTACATAGTCTTAACATTCCGATGCAAATACA GATATACGAATTAGAGAAAAAGATGAAAACTCCTGCCAAATTTCAGTACCCTGGCTTCGAGACTATCAACTGGTTCGCGgcaaaaaaattactaaaagaaTTGAAGGAATTAAATAACGAGGAAAAGAAATGTCCAGCGTATCTTTTACAGGGCGTTAAAGCGTTACTCGCTATTCTAAAACAATGGAACACGGACAAGGAT TACAATATGATCAGCAGAGGTCAAATACCGGAAACTATAAACAGTCagaaattgttgaaagattttagTAAAGAAATTCGACACGCGGAACGATACTTGATATCGTTAAATCCCCCGAAACCAGAAAGAGAAAGTAAACGTAAGAAAAAGAAACCGTTTAATAAAGATTTCGTAGATTACGACGTTGCcgatagaatggctaataatccTTTTAAAGCGACGTTAAAAGAAACGAACAAAGTAGAATCGACGATCAGCGAATCGCCGTCGTCCGGCAGACCTCCGTTGAAATTAACTTTACCGAAACCCATCATGTATCCTTACGTGAAAACACAGAGTTCAACGTCGGAAGAAAAGAATGCTTCGCCTGCTAGCAAAAGATCGTCGAAACCAGGAAAACAGAGTCCAACCGTGATCAGATTTAAACTCGGTAATAACGAAGTCGTGAGGAGTACGCACGACACTGTAAACGTATACGATAGTTTAACATCGAATCATCCTCTTGGAACATCGAAAGAATTAACGTGGAAACAAACCTCTATTTATGATTTTCACGATGGTAGTAACGAAAGCGATTACGGTCGATTCACGATCGATGAATCGCCGAAACGAAAGAAGGCTCCCAAAACGAATACGCAGAAACGATTAAAACGCGATTACGACGGGGACGTTGACATTTTAAGCGATACGCCAAAAAATGGTATCGAAGAATTATTAAAAGCCTCTGCTTATACTTTGGGAAACAGTGGTCAGAGATTAGACGTCAC GACTCCAGTAATTCCACAGTACAATCAACCTATGCCACCTCCCAGTGG tatttataaattgaaaacaatCAGTTCTGGCAGGGCATCTCCGTCAACGCGGGAAGCGATCGCTGGGATGTTATCGTTCAGCGAACAATGTTATTCGACTACGTCGAATAGTACCACGAAATCAACGAAAACTGTTAAAACTCAAcgcgacgacgatgacgaccAGTCGATAGAAAATATTGATAAAGTGCATCAAGACGACGATTTCA TTTATCCGGCATTGGACGCTTCGGACGACGAGGATTACATTTTCAAACCTAAAGCAAAAAGTCAAATAGACGAAGCATGGAATCCGAAGGCTAGGGTGGGACCACTTTTGCCAAAAACGAATCGTCCGGCTCGAGAAGGTGTAAAGAAAACGTCCGTTGAAAAAGGACTGGAAGCAGCAGCGGCAAAGCGCGCGAAACAATCG GACGATTATCTGGATAACAACACGGATAAGGGATCCAAGAAGAAATTG AATCCAACTAAACGGACGTACAATAAAAAGAAGTCAAAAAACACGTCCGTAACGTCGGCAAGTGGTACATCGACCACGTCTTTGGAAAATAACGCAAAAACGAGCATCGGTTTTGGCTCGATATTGACCAGTCCTAATAGGCTCAAAGACGTTAAAGCAAAATTGGCAGCACCAGTTCCAGTTG AACGAAAACCAAAGAAAGGAATGAAAACGGCTAAGCAACGTTtaggaaaaattttgaaacttcacaAAATGATGCACTAA